AAGGGTCCGCCAAATTTCAATTAGTGTTAACTTTGCAAATACTGATTTCACCATCTTTGACTTTATACAAAATAAAGCTGAATCCCCGAATTATATGTCTGGTCTTCTTAAGTGATATGGGTTCTTTTGCTAAAGCAACTACACCCTCATTGTCACAGAATACTTCTAGGGGATCCTAAATGGAAGGAAATACGCCTAGATCTCCAACGAATTTCTTCATCCAAGTAGCCTCTTGTGCAACTTCTGAAGCAGCGATGTATTTTGACTCTGTAGTGGATTGTGCAACAACACTCTTTTTAGAGCTTTTCCAAGACATTGCATCACCATTGATAATGAATACATATCGTGATTGTGACTTGCAGTCATCTCGTTCAGTTGTGAAGGAAGCATCAATGTAGCATTTTACACTTAAGCTTTCTTTCATGCCTCCATAGACGGGGAACATATCCTTAGTTCTATTCAAGTATTTAAGGATGTTCTTCATAGCTATCCAATGACTCTCCCCTAGATTTTATTGGTACTTTCTTATCATGCTCATAGAATAGGCAAGATCAGGTCTAGTATAGTTCATGGCATACATTATGGATccaactgcagaagcatatggAACATCTTTCATCTTGTCCAGTTCAACTTTTGTGCTAGGAAATTGGTATGAACTTAGTATTGTGTCATGCGCCATAGGTATAAATCCTCTCTTACAGTTTTCCATCGTGAA
The genomic region above belongs to Lactuca sativa cultivar Salinas chromosome 4, Lsat_Salinas_v11, whole genome shotgun sequence and contains:
- the LOC122197484 gene encoding secreted RxLR effector protein 161-like, with the protein product MAHDTILSSYQFPSTKVELDKMKDVPYASAVGSIITKDMFPVYGGMKESLSVKCYIDASFTTERDDCKSQSRYVFIINGDAMSWKSSKKSVVAQSTTESKYIAASEVAQEATWMKKFVGDLGVFPSI